TGCTGCAAAAGGGATGATGCCGTTCAGATACAGAGTTGTGACCAGAACCTGCGGACCACAGCCGGGGATTAGACCCACGAGGACCCCGAGCAGGGGCAGAAGTGGTGCAACTGACTGAAACAGAAGTTCCAGATCCAGACCGCCGAACTCGGCCACATAGTCATAGGCCAGATAGGCACCAATCACCCAGACCGAGATAAAGCTGGTTTCCTCGGCCATACGAGTCAGCGGACTGTCCTTGGCGTTGGTCATGGCCGAGACCTTCGACGTCGCCCAGATGCTTAGGCCAAGGAAGGTGCCAACCAAAGCGATCCACATGATGGGCAGGCCGAAGATATGCCCGACCTCGATCTGCGCCAGTTGAAGGGCGCCGACATAGAGGCCCGGAATGGCCAAAAGCAGATAAGCCACGTCCTGAGGGCGGGTCTTGCCGATCAGCGGGGCAAGTTCGCAACTGGCCAGTGTCGAGGCGCGATATTCTACTGTGTGGAAACGATCTACGATCCAGCCTGATAGAACACCGATTGCAAGCGACAACGGCAGTACAACTGCGGCTGCATCCGGACGTGTTGCCAATAGAAGAAAGGCCGCGTCGCCCATGGTGGCCGTCAAAGTGGCGACCACCGCACCGAAACCCACATGGCCAGAGCTATAGGCGGCGACAACAACTACGGCACCACCGCAACCCGGCGTCGAACCCAGCAATGCAGCCAGTGGAACCTGTGCACCTTTCGCGTTCGACAGGACCTCGCCGATATCAAACTTGAACAGCCGTTCGGCCCCGTAGAACAGAAGTAACGTAGCGGCAACAAAGACCGAGACCTGCACATAGGCGTCGGTCATCAATTCGCGGGTCAGCGCGCCCAGATGGCCCGGCGCAATGGCAAGTGACGCCATGATGGCCAGCACCAGAAGGCGCTTGGGGCGTCGTACACCGAAGGGCGTGGCGATAGTTGTGGCGTCTGTCATGTCGCTACTTTTAATTGCGAATAATTCTTAATTGCGAAACTAGGGGCTGGACGCGTGAATTGCAAGGGCCAATAAAAGACGTGAAAGCAAAAGGATATTGCCAATGATCAAAGGCATGACAGCCGAACAGAAGGCCGAGCTTGCGCGGAAGTTCACCGAGGCTATCCCGCATTGCAAAGCGCTGGGTATGGTTCTGGAAAAGCTCGAGGACGGCGAAGCAATCATGTCCATGCCGTATGATGAAAGGCTGATCGGGGATCCGCGTACGGGCGTAATTCATGGCGGCGCGGTGTCAGCGCTGTTGGATACGTGCTGTGGGTCGGCAGTGATGAGCCACCCCAAAGCTCCGGCGATCACGGCGACGATTGATTTGCGCATCGACTATATGCGCCCTGCAACCCCGGGCCATAGAATCACAGCCAAGGCGACCTGTTACCACGTCACGCGTTCGGTCGCGTTTGTACGTGCAGTCGCGTTGGACGAGGACGAGGGCCGCCCGGTTGCGACTGCCTCGGGGGCGTTTACCGCCGATGGCGACCCCAAGCGCCGCTCGACCGAGATTTCCAATGACATCACCGATGATGTCAGCGAAGGAGGTGCCGCATGAGCTTGCCCCCAAACCATAAACGCCCCGAACCGGTCGAGGTCGTGAAGCAACGCCGCGATGCCGCCCTGTCCGGTCTGGTGGACGGTGTTCCCTACGTTCAGTTCCTTGGCATTCAGGTCGAACGCCACGGGGACGAGCTGACGGCCATCTTGCCGTTTGATGACAAGCTTATCGGCAACCCGATGTTGCCTGCGATCCACGGCGGCGTGACTGCTGCGTTTTTGGAAACGGCTGCGGTGATCCAACTTAGCTGGTCCACCCTGTGGGAGGACATGGAAAGCGGCGCCTTTGACCCCTCGACGCTAAGCCCGGACAACATGCCCTATCTGCCCAAGACGATTGATTTCTCGATCGACTATCTGCGCTCGGGCCTGCCGCGCGATGCTTATGCGCGTGCGCGCGTTGTGCGACAGGGGCGGCGCTATGCGTCTGTCCACGTTGAGGCGTGGCAAGACAGACGCGAGAAGCTTTATGCACAGGCGACCGGCCACTTCCTGATGCCCGGCTCGTGAACCGCCAAGAACTGACACATCGGCGTGTTCTGGCGGTTGCTGGGCCGATTGTCCTGTCCAATGTGACGGTGCCCATTCTGGGGCTCGTGGACACCGGTGTGATCGGCCAACTGGGCGACGCCGTGCCGATCGGAGCCGTCGGCATCGGCGCGGTGATCTTGTCCACATTCTTCTGGATCTTCGGCTTTCTGCGGATGGGCACGACCGGCCTGACCGCGCAGGCCCATGGAGCCGGACGGCAGGGCGAGGTCGCGGCAATGCTGACCCGCGCCCTTTTGATCGCGCTCGTTGCGGGTGTTGCTTTGGTCGCCTTGCAAGGACCACTTTTCTGGGCGGCGTTTCAGGTGGCCCCGGCCTCGGATGAGGTTGAAACGCTGGCCCGCGACTACCTCGCCATCCGGATTTGGGGCGCACCCTTTGCAATCTCGGTCTATGCGTTTACCGGCTGGCTAATCGCGCTCGAGCGCGCGCGGTCGGTGCTGGTTTTGCAAGTCGTCATGAACGGCGTGAATATCGGGCTGGACCTGTGGTTCGTGCTCGGGCTGGATCTGGGGGTCGCGGGCGTAGCGGTTGCCACGCTCTTGGCGGAGTTCTCGGGCGCGGCGCTGGGCCTGTGGCTGTGCCGCGACATCTTCCGCAACCCGGCGTGGCGCGACCGCGCGCGGGTGTTGGATGGGCCGACCTTGAAGAATATGGCCGTGGTGAACACCGACATCCTGCTGCGCTCGCTCTTCATCATGGCGATTTTCACCAGCTTCACTTTCTACAGCTCAGGCCTGTCAGACACCGAGCTCGCCGCCAATCAGGTGCTCATGCAATTCCTGCACGTGACGGCTTACGCGATGGATGGGTTCGCCTTCGGCGCCGAGGCCTTCGTGGGCCAAGCGCTGGGCGCACGGAATCGCGTTGCCGTCAGGCGCGCGTCCGTGATGAGCAGTCTTTGGGGCGCCAGCATTTCCTGTGCCTTGGCACTGGGCTTTTTGCTGGTTGGCGGTTGGGGCATTGATGTGATGACCACTGCGCCGGATGTGCGGCAGGTCGCGCGGGATTTCCTGCCCTATATGGTGCTGGCCCCGCTTTTGGGTTGGCCTGCCTGGATGCTGGACGGGATTTTCATCGGGGCCACACGGACAAGCGACATGCGTAACATGATGATCCTGTCCGCTGCGGTCTATTTCGCGGCGGTGTATGCCTTGATGCCTGCACTGGGCAATCACGGGCTGTGGGTCGCGCTGCTGATTTCATTCGTGGCACGAGGGGCAACGCTTGGCCTGCGATACCCCGCGCTTGAGCGGTCCGCCGCCGTAGAGCGTTAGAGAATTTCCAGTACGCTTTCCGGAGGCCGTCCGATCCGCGCCTTCCCATCTTTCAACACGATGGGGCGTTCGATCAGGATCGGATGTGACAGCATGGCGGCAATCAAGTCATCGTCGGGCGTGTCAGCGGACAGGCCAAGTTCCTTAAAGACCTTCTCGCCCTTGCGCATGATGTCGATTGGCGCAGCTTTCAATGCGGTCAGAGCGGCCCGCAATTCAGCCTCACTGGGCGCGTCGTCCAAATAACGGCGCACAGCCACGGCCGCGTCGTGCTCTTCCAGAAGGGCGAGTGTCTGTCGTGATTTCGAACAGCGGGGATTGTGCCAAATCTCGGTCATAGCCACGCCTCGCGTCCGGTCCCGACGGCATCTGCAACACTGTTGAACCCGTCACGTTCCAGCCGTTCATCAATCCCGCGCGCAATGTCTTCCACAAGGCTGATGCCCTTATACGCCAACGAGGAGTACAGCTGCACAACCGACGCACCGGCAAGGATCTTTTGGTACGCATCCTCGGCGGATGCGATGCCGCCCACGCCGATCAATGGCATTTGGCCATCCGTCAATTTCGACAGACGCGCCAAGACGCGCGTGGACTTTTCGAACAATGGTGGGCCGGATAGCCCGCCAGCTTCGTCCTTATGTGCACTTTTCAAACCTTCGCGTGACAAAGTGGTGTTGGTGGCAATCACCGCGTCCACTTTCACTTCTTGCGCGACACCGGCCACTTCGGCCAGCTCCTCATCCGTCAGATCGGGCGCGATCTTCAGGAAGATGGGGGTGAATTTGTCGTGTTCTTTGCGCGCATCCAGCACACCTTGCAACAGCCCACGCAACGCATCCGCTCCCTGCAGATCTCGCAGCTTTTCGGTGTTGGGTGAGCTGACGTTGACCGTGACGAAGTCGACATACGGTCCACAGCAGTTGAACACTTTCACATAGTCTGCGGCGCGATCGTCGCTGTCCTTGTTGGCTCCGAGGTTCAGACCAACGGGTACAGGACGCCCGCGCGAACGGCGGGTCAGGCGGGCAGCGGCGGCCTCCATTCCTTCGTTGTTGAACCCGAAGCGATTGATCACCGCCTGATCTTCAGTCAGGCGAAACAGGCGCGGCTTGGGGTTGCCTGGTTGCGGGCGCGGGGTGACTGCGCCCACTTCAACAAAGCCAAAGCCGGCTTGTGTCAGAGCGTCCACCACGGTGGCATTCTTGTCATAACCAGCGGCCAGACCAACCGGATTGGTCATCTCCATCCCACAAAAGGTGGTCTTCAAGCGATCCGAGGTCACAATGCCCGGCATCGGCACCACGCCAGCCTTCATCGCCATCAAGGCCAACGTGTGCGAGCGTTCAGGGTCTACTTTATGCAACGCCTTCAGCGCGAGTTTTTCGATCAAGTTCATGCCAAATCCTCGGGAAAGACATGGCCGTCCGGGCCAAGCGGGATGTCGCGATTCCACAGGGCTTCGGACATCATCAGTTCGCGGTAGAGATGCGGGAACAAAGCACCGCCGCGCGATGCCTCCCATTTTAGCATCGTGCCCATGGCGTCGGCCTCGAACGCAACCAGAACCAGCCCTTCTTCGTCTGCAAAATGCTTGGCGGCCGTTTCGCGCACCTGTTTCGCAGTGGAAAAATGGATGAACCCGTCCTGCACATCAATCGGTGCGCCGGTGGTCTTTCCTGCCATTTTGAAGGCTTGCCACTCGGCAGCCCGAAGTATCTTGTAAATCTGCATGGTTCTCATGTGCCGCTTTGGTCTCTGTGCGTCAAGTCACGTTGGTAAACGCGATCAATCGTCGGGCAGATTGGTCATCTTCCCGTTACGTCAATCGGGCACCAATCACTCGACTTTTGACAAGGCGGGCCGACTCACGCCACGCTCATGTCAAAACAACAAGACATTAGGGAGACTTAGTCATGACTAGATTTTTAACAACGGCGGCGGCACTTGCGCTGACCACCGGCACCGCGATGGCGGATTATTCGCTGACCGTTTTACACACAAACGACTTTCACGCCCGTTTCGAGCCGATCAGCAAATATGACAGCGGATGCTCGGCGGAAGACAACACCGAGGGCAAGTGCTTTGGCGGCTCGGCCCGTCTGCAAACCGCGATCGAGGAAGCGCGTTCGCGCACCAACAACGCGATCCTTGTCGACGGCGGTGACCAGTTCCAGGGCACGCTGTTCTATACCTATTACAAGGGCAAGCTTGCCGCTGAGATGATGAACCAGATGGGCTATGACGCGATGACCGTGGGCAACCACGAGTTTGACGATGGCCCGGAAGTGCTGCGCGGCTTCATGGATGCCGTGAACTTCCCGGTGCTGATGTCGAACGCAGATGTCTCGGGCGAGCCTTTGCTGGCTGGCAAGCTGGCGAAGTCCACCGTGATCGAGCGTGGCGGCGAAAAGCTGGGCCTAATCGGCCTGACACCGCAAGACACGGACGAGCTGGCCAGCCCCGGTGACAACATCGTCTTCACCGATCCAGTTGATGCGGTGCAGGGTGAAGTCGACAAACTGACCGAGATGGGCGTGAACAAGATCATCGTGCTCAGCCACTCTGGCTATGGGGTGGACCAGAAGGTTGCCGCAGGCACCACAGGTGTCGACATCATCGTGGGCGGCCATACCAACACGCTGCTGTCCAATTCGAACGAACGTGCGGAAGGCCCGTATCCGACCATGGTTGGTTCGACGGCGATTGTCTCGGCCTATGCGTACGGCAAGTTCCTGGGCGAGCTGAACGTGACTTTCGACGATGATGGCAACATCACCGAAGCCAAGGGCGAGCCTCTGATCATGGACGGTGGTGTGCACGAGCATGAAGCCACCAAAGCGCGCATCGCTGAAGCCGCAGCGCCGCTGGAAGAAATCCGTCAGCGCGTGGTTGCCAATACTGCCGAGGCGATTGATGGCGAACGCGGCTCGTGCCGTGCGATGGAATGCGCCATGGGCAACATCATCGCTGACGCGATGCTGGATCGTGTGAAGGATCAAGGCATCGAGATCGCAATCCAGAACGGCGGCGGTATCCGTGCGTCGATTGATGCGGGCGATGTCACCATGGGCGAAGTGCTGACCGTGCTTCCGTTCCAGAACACGCTGTCCACCTTCCAGGTAACTGGCGAGACGATCATTGCAGCGCTTGAAAACGGCGTTAGCCAGCACGAGGAAGGCGCAGGTCGCTTCCCTCAGGTTGCAGGTATGACCTATGCGTTTGATGTATCGAAGCCAGCGGGCGAGCGGGTGTCTGACGTCATGGTCGGCGGTGCACCGATTGATCCGGCCAAGATGTACGGCGTTGTGTCCAACAACTACGTGCGCAATGGCGGAGACGGCTACAAAATGTTCCGCGACGCGCAGAACGCCTATGACTATGGTCCCGACCTGGCGGATGTAACCGCCGAGTACATGGCCAAAATGGGTCCGGTAAAGCCGATGCTTGATGGGCGTATTATGCAAAAATAAGGGAGTCTAACCCTTTGAAAGCCTCCGACGGGAAACCGCCGGGGGCTTTTTCGTTTCATGAAGGCGCGTTATGATGTGCGCATGGACCATCCGCTTTTTGACCTCATCGAACAGAAAATCCGTGCCGCGGAAGAGGCTGGCGACTTCGATAACCTCGAAGGCGCCGGTAAGCCGCTGCCCAAGGTGGATGACCCCGAGAACGCAGTGTTCAATCGGCTGGTGCAGGAAAGTGGTGCCGTGCCCGAGTTTGTGCGTCTGACACGAGAACTAAAGCGGCTGCGCGAGGAACTGGCAGAAACCGGTGATCGCACCCGGCGCACAGACATCATGAAAGAAATGTCGATGATGGACGCGCAGATCGAACTGGCGCGCAAGGGCCGCTATTGAGCATTCCAGCGTTGGGTTGCCGCTAAAACGCGAAGGCCAAACCGGCGCGCAGTCTCAAGATCCTCAGACAGCAGATCCTCGTCTGCACCCAGTTGTTCGGTCACCATCAGACCCAGCCAGCTTCCGTCGCGGTTCAGGCCGGGATGGTCAGGCTTCACCGGTGCGCCAATGTCTGTGGGGCCAACCCAGATCATGCCCATCTGGGCGGCGAAGATCGACAGACGTTGCAGCGCGGCCAGCTTGTCTCCGGACGGGTGAATGGCGGTGGTGAATCCGGCGCCAATCTTGTCTTTCCAAAGGCCGTGTTCCCATCGGGTGTCGATCTGTTCCAGAAACAGGCTGAATCGCGCCGCGGCGGATCCCATATAGGTGGGCGCGCCGAAGATGATGGCATCGGCCTGATCCAGCGCCTGCCAGTCAGCATCGCTCAGGGATTCCACATCCAGCAGTCGGGCCTCGTCGCCGATGGCCTTGGCGATGGTTTCCGCGATGCGTTTTGTATGTCCGAACCCGGAAAAATAGGGGATGCAAATGCCAAGCTTTTTCATGCTGCCACTCTGCTGCGAAACGGCGATCACTCCAAGCGAAATCGTCTCTTCCCACCGCGCGTTGGCTGTGGTCATCTGATCGGGCGGAGGAGCATGACATGACCACATTCACCGGACCCGAGATTTGCAAACTGGAAGCGCACAAGGTTGTGGCGCTGCTGCGCAAGGGCGATA
The Aliiroseovarius pelagivivens DNA segment above includes these coding regions:
- a CDS encoding putative manganese transporter, giving the protein MTDATTIATPFGVRRPKRLLVLAIMASLAIAPGHLGALTRELMTDAYVQVSVFVAATLLLFYGAERLFKFDIGEVLSNAKGAQVPLAALLGSTPGCGGAVVVVAAYSSGHVGFGAVVATLTATMGDAAFLLLATRPDAAAVVLPLSLAIGVLSGWIVDRFHTVEYRASTLASCELAPLIGKTRPQDVAYLLLAIPGLYVGALQLAQIEVGHIFGLPIMWIALVGTFLGLSIWATSKVSAMTNAKDSPLTRMAEETSFISVWVIGAYLAYDYVAEFGGLDLELLFQSVAPLLPLLGVLVGLIPGCGPQVLVTTLYLNGIIPFAALMGNAVSNDGDALFPAIALNPKAAIVATLYSTIPAVIIAYTFYILAPGFMN
- a CDS encoding PaaI family thioesterase — its product is MIKGMTAEQKAELARKFTEAIPHCKALGMVLEKLEDGEAIMSMPYDERLIGDPRTGVIHGGAVSALLDTCCGSAVMSHPKAPAITATIDLRIDYMRPATPGHRITAKATCYHVTRSVAFVRAVALDEDEGRPVATASGAFTADGDPKRRSTEISNDITDDVSEGGAA
- a CDS encoding PaaI family thioesterase produces the protein MSLPPNHKRPEPVEVVKQRRDAALSGLVDGVPYVQFLGIQVERHGDELTAILPFDDKLIGNPMLPAIHGGVTAAFLETAAVIQLSWSTLWEDMESGAFDPSTLSPDNMPYLPKTIDFSIDYLRSGLPRDAYARARVVRQGRRYASVHVEAWQDRREKLYAQATGHFLMPGS
- a CDS encoding MATE family efflux transporter gives rise to the protein MNRQELTHRRVLAVAGPIVLSNVTVPILGLVDTGVIGQLGDAVPIGAVGIGAVILSTFFWIFGFLRMGTTGLTAQAHGAGRQGEVAAMLTRALLIALVAGVALVALQGPLFWAAFQVAPASDEVETLARDYLAIRIWGAPFAISVYAFTGWLIALERARSVLVLQVVMNGVNIGLDLWFVLGLDLGVAGVAVATLLAEFSGAALGLWLCRDIFRNPAWRDRARVLDGPTLKNMAVVNTDILLRSLFIMAIFTSFTFYSSGLSDTELAANQVLMQFLHVTAYAMDGFAFGAEAFVGQALGARNRVAVRRASVMSSLWGASISCALALGFLLVGGWGIDVMTTAPDVRQVARDFLPYMVLAPLLGWPAWMLDGIFIGATRTSDMRNMMILSAAVYFAAVYALMPALGNHGLWVALLISFVARGATLGLRYPALERSAAVER
- the arsC gene encoding arsenate reductase (glutaredoxin) (This arsenate reductase requires both glutathione and glutaredoxin to convert arsenate to arsenite, after which the efflux transporter formed by ArsA and ArsB can extrude the arsenite from the cell, providing resistance.), giving the protein MTEIWHNPRCSKSRQTLALLEEHDAAVAVRRYLDDAPSEAELRAALTALKAAPIDIMRKGEKVFKELGLSADTPDDDLIAAMLSHPILIERPIVLKDGKARIGRPPESVLEIL
- a CDS encoding quinone-dependent dihydroorotate dehydrogenase; translation: MNLIEKLALKALHKVDPERSHTLALMAMKAGVVPMPGIVTSDRLKTTFCGMEMTNPVGLAAGYDKNATVVDALTQAGFGFVEVGAVTPRPQPGNPKPRLFRLTEDQAVINRFGFNNEGMEAAAARLTRRSRGRPVPVGLNLGANKDSDDRAADYVKVFNCCGPYVDFVTVNVSSPNTEKLRDLQGADALRGLLQGVLDARKEHDKFTPIFLKIAPDLTDEELAEVAGVAQEVKVDAVIATNTTLSREGLKSAHKDEAGGLSGPPLFEKSTRVLARLSKLTDGQMPLIGVGGIASAEDAYQKILAGASVVQLYSSLAYKGISLVEDIARGIDERLERDGFNSVADAVGTGREAWL
- a CDS encoding DUF952 domain-containing protein, giving the protein MQIYKILRAAEWQAFKMAGKTTGAPIDVQDGFIHFSTAKQVRETAAKHFADEEGLVLVAFEADAMGTMLKWEASRGGALFPHLYRELMMSEALWNRDIPLGPDGHVFPEDLA
- a CDS encoding bifunctional metallophosphatase/5'-nucleotidase; this translates as MTRFLTTAAALALTTGTAMADYSLTVLHTNDFHARFEPISKYDSGCSAEDNTEGKCFGGSARLQTAIEEARSRTNNAILVDGGDQFQGTLFYTYYKGKLAAEMMNQMGYDAMTVGNHEFDDGPEVLRGFMDAVNFPVLMSNADVSGEPLLAGKLAKSTVIERGGEKLGLIGLTPQDTDELASPGDNIVFTDPVDAVQGEVDKLTEMGVNKIIVLSHSGYGVDQKVAAGTTGVDIIVGGHTNTLLSNSNERAEGPYPTMVGSTAIVSAYAYGKFLGELNVTFDDDGNITEAKGEPLIMDGGVHEHEATKARIAEAAAPLEEIRQRVVANTAEAIDGERGSCRAMECAMGNIIADAMLDRVKDQGIEIAIQNGGGIRASIDAGDVTMGEVLTVLPFQNTLSTFQVTGETIIAALENGVSQHEEGAGRFPQVAGMTYAFDVSKPAGERVSDVMVGGAPIDPAKMYGVVSNNYVRNGGDGYKMFRDAQNAYDYGPDLADVTAEYMAKMGPVKPMLDGRIMQK
- a CDS encoding J-domain-containing protein is translated as MDHPLFDLIEQKIRAAEEAGDFDNLEGAGKPLPKVDDPENAVFNRLVQESGAVPEFVRLTRELKRLREELAETGDRTRRTDIMKEMSMMDAQIELARKGRY
- a CDS encoding flavodoxin family protein — translated: MTTANARWEETISLGVIAVSQQSGSMKKLGICIPYFSGFGHTKRIAETIAKAIGDEARLLDVESLSDADWQALDQADAIIFGAPTYMGSAAARFSLFLEQIDTRWEHGLWKDKIGAGFTTAIHPSGDKLAALQRLSIFAAQMGMIWVGPTDIGAPVKPDHPGLNRDGSWLGLMVTEQLGADEDLLSEDLETARRFGLRVLAATQRWNAQ